Sequence from the Sphingobacteriaceae bacterium GW460-11-11-14-LB5 genome:
AGCCTGTTGAAGGATTTCTATACTGGATGTTAAGCCCTATTTCCAGGGTAGAATCTTTATCACTTCCTGTTAATAGTTTAACACCTGTTTCTAAGGGTTTGATATAGGGTAAGGCTGCACTCAGAAAGGAAACACCTCCAAGTACTGAAATATCGGTAAGCAAATTGATAAAGGGACCTGCAAGTTCTGCTTCTTTAATCGAAAATAATCCAACTTCGAGTTTTAATCCATCTCCACGGTAAGGTACAGGGCCAAGTAGTCTTTGATTAAGGTTAATAACCCGATCAATGTTAGCTGCATCAAGGCTTTTAAGCATACCAGGCGTGGTAAGTACATTGAAACTTGCTGTTTTTCCAGAAATGTTCGAAAGTTCGACATGACTATGAACTGTTGCATAGAACTTCGAAAGCCCCTTTCTTACATTAACAATGCGCATCGACTTAAGGTAAATCTCAATGTAATCATCATTCGGTACAAGTTCTATTGATTCTATATCACCAGGCGTTTGTTCCTTTGGCATACTGGAGTAGAACCAGTCTTTACTCTGCTTTTCAAAAATATCAGATAACCATCCCATAAATGTGTTGTTTAGATAATTTATATTAATTACTCTTATATGTGAAAAGTCATAAAGCATCTGGCGTTCCGGGACGAACAACGAACAATAATAAATTATGAAGCTAGGCTTTTCTTTATAAACCTAATGAGTTATAGGAGCTGAAACAATACTAATTGATGAGTATTTTTCAGTATACATATTTTATGAAAAGCGTGTAATAATGAATAGGAGTTAAGGCAAATTGGTGACATTTATGCTTTATCCTATTGATATAAATGACTCAAAGCCATTTGAGAAATAGAATCGCTTTTGCAGAATAATACAAAAGAATACTTGAATTATTTATAAAGAATAGAGGTAAGCTACCAATGAATAGGGAAAAGATCGGTTAAAGCTGTTATGGAGTGTTTGGTGGTTAACAGATTTTCTGTAATATCTCACTCGATCTGTTAAAAAAGGTAAGGTAGAGATTGGCACTAAATAGGATTAACCATGACCAAATATTAATCAATGTTAATCCTGCAATGGGGGAATTGCTGCGTCTGATTATCAGTTATTCAATAAAACCTGAATGTACATGTTAAATGAACATTCAGGTTTCAACAAGGTGATGGAGTAGCAATTAACTTTACAACGGTAATATTTATCGTTTATTAGCACCTATTGAAAATTCTGATCAACAATAGCTGTATATGAATTAATAAAGCAATTCGATTTTACTTTTAGTTAAATCTATGGTTTTGCCTACGGAGTAATCGACTGCTAACTTTGCAGAGAATGTTTTACCCGCCTGAACATCGGCTACATAACTATTTTCATCATAACCAGATCCATCAGTTGCTACAACTGTCAGTTTGAGTTTAACGGGATTAAGTGCATATTTTTCAACCGTATAATCAGTACCCGAAGTGTTCTTGATGTCAAAGTCAATTAAGACGGCCGATTGCGAAGTAAGGTTTTCCTGTTTGGTAATTTTAGCAGTGAAATTTGTCAGGGGGAACTTGTCATTTGACGGCGCATCATCCTTTTTTTTGCAGGATGCCAATAAAGTAACAACGAATAAGAAGGTAAATGCACTTGTTAACTGGGTTTTGAATAATTTTTTCATTGCGTAAATAATTTTTTATAGGTGAAATATTAATTACTCAAAGCTACAGGCACAAAATCGTAGCAGCAATGACTGGAAAAAGTCAATTTTTAACTAGCTGTTTTCAGCTATTTTTTAGATTTATTTTTATATGTAAGATTTTATCTTAAATATTGCGGCAAACCGGTTTGGTCATTCGCTATGAAAATAAAAATAGGCATCGTTTGCTTTTTGTTCGCTTTTAAGCTTTACGCACAAAGTCCTGCAAATAAGTTAAATTATGCAGATAGTATTACGCAGGTATTAAAAAAGCAGTTGCCCCCCAGCAGCAAGCGCTTCTCTGATAGTTTAGTGAACCTTACCAAACGCACCAAATCTGATAGCTTGAGGGCCCGTGTGTTTTTTAAACTGAGCTTCTATTGGCGCGATCTAAATCGTACTGTATCTGAGAAATATTTAACTGCCGGCTATAAGTATGGTGCTAAATTTCCCTACGTAAAAGCCGTTTATTACCATTACCTCGGGGCTTTTTATTATCCGGTTGACGCAGCAAAAAGTGAACTTAATTATATTGAAGCAGATAAACAGTTATCAAAATTTAATACAGAAGAGGCTTATTTTTTAAGGGCAAAAGGCTGGGGGAATTATGCCAATTTGCAGCAACAAAAAGGTGATGAACTGCTTATGGCAGAAATCCTGTTAAATAAATGCATCCCTTTAATAAAAAAAGCAGGAGTAAATGAGTTTCTGGCTAAGTATTATGAAGATCTGGCAACCGTATTTATGGATCAAAAGCAGTATGATAAGGCAGAAAAATATTTTCTCCTGGCTATTGCTACTTTCGAAAAAATAGAGTTATGGGATGTGGTTCATTTATACGATGCTTACATTGGTACGACAGAAAACTATTTGTTTAACAACAAAATAACGGAAGCCAAAAGAACTTTAGAAAAAGCTAAAAATCTGATGTCGAAATGTAACGACACTTTAAGCCATACGGAATATTATTTAGCAGAATGCATATTTTATAGAAAAACCAAAGCTTATGATCAGTCACTTCTAAGTGCAAATACCGGGCTTAAAATGGCAGTTAAAATAAACGACGATTACCAGGTAGAAGTGCTGAATATACAAAAATACAAAACGCTCATTGCGCAGGGCCATTACCAAAAAGCGGCTGTTCTCATCGAAGATATCGTTCGGAAAAACAGTTCAAAATCGCCAACAAATATCTTAGCCTGCTTTTTTGACCTGTCGGAAGTATATGATAAAATGGGAAATCCTAATACCGCCTATTTCTGGCTCAAAAAATATAGTGTTTTAAATGATAGCTTAAATAAGCAAGAGGTTTTGAGAAAAATTAATGCTTTAGAAATAAAGTTTAAAACAGCGGAAAATGAAAAGACAATTATGAACCTCAACGCTGAAAATGAGAAAACAAAACTCATTACAAAAAACAGCAGGTTAGTAAACTGGCTTTTAGTTTTAACCTGTGTGTTTTTATCCATTCTGGCAATTGTGGGTTGGTTCTTCTTTCGCAACAGTAAAAAACTGGCTTTGCAAAAAGATTTAAATCATCAGCAAGATCTTAAAGATATTTATAGTCAGCAACACATTCAATTGGTAGAGGTCATGTTAAATGCAAAAGAAGATGAACAAAACAGAGTAGCTAGAGATTTGCATGATGGCGTTGGTGGTATGCTGGCGGTTTCAAAAATGAACCTCGCACACTACATTAATGAAAGTAAAAATAACGATTCAGACCTCTACAATGTGACGGTTCACCTGGAAAACACAATGAAAGAACTCAGGCGTGTAGCGCATAACATGATGCCCGAAATGCTGATCAGACTGGGCCTGGAGGCTTCGCTAAGGGATCTGTGCGAATCAATAGCTTCGGATCGTTTAAAGGTTGATTTTCAATGCCTGGGCATTAGCGATCACCTAAAATCACGCGAGCAAATCAATATCTACCGCATTGTGCAGGAAGCCATGGCCAATGTGGCAAAACATTCCCATGCTAAAAACCTGTTGCTGCAATGTTCTCAAAATAAAAACATATTTTTCATTACCATTGAAGATGATGGGAAAGGTTTTGATACCCGTCATATCGACACTGCTGATGGGATAGGGGTTCGGAATATAAAAAGCCGGGTTGAGTACCTAAAAGGAAAAATTGAAATTTTATCGCAGGAAAATAAAACCGGCACATCCATTAATATAGAATTGTATGTTACAGCCTAAAACCACCATAGCCATAGTAGACGATCACCCGATCATAATAGAAGGGTTGGTTAAGTTGTTGCATAAAACATCCTCTTTTGAAATTGTTGGTGGTTTTACCAGTGGACAAGCGTTTATTGATGCTTTAAAAATAACGCCCATAAAAATTGTTTTATTGGATATTATACTGCCTGATATTAGCGGGATAGAGATATGCAAGGAAATCAAAGCCATTTCTCCCGGTACTGTGGTTTTGGCTTTTAGCAATCATCAGGAAAGGAGTGCCATTATGAAAATGTTAGCCAATGGTGCCAATGGATACATCCTTAAAGATGCACCTATTGATGAAATTGTGAATTGTATTAACATGGCTTTAAACGGGCATATTGCTTTTAGCAAAGCGATAAGTGAAATTATTTCGCGACCACCTTTAGACGGGCATCAGGGTATCGCCAACCTGACTGTACGTGAAAAAGAAATTCTAAAGCTGATTGCCACAGGTTTAAATACAAATGGCATAGCAGAACGATTGTTTTTAAGCAAGTTCACCGTAGAAAACCATAGGAAAAATCTATTGCAAAAAATGAAAGCCAAAAATGTAGCCGATTTAATGCGGATAGCCACCCAGGGCGGTTTACTTTAATTATCCCGCTAATATATTTACCTTTTTTACTTAATCCTTCAGCATTTATCTGTAATGATTAAATACCGCCCGGCCACTGCTGCAGACTTTGAACTCACTTTACAGCTGAAGGCTCATTCCATAAAGCCTTATATCTCTGAAATTTGGGGCTGGGATGATGCTGTGCAGCTTGAATACCATAAGCATGATTTTGTGGCGGAGCACATGCAAATTATACTGGATCGGCACGATCAGGAAATAG
This genomic interval carries:
- a CDS encoding DNA-binding response regulator — its product is MLQPKTTIAIVDDHPIIIEGLVKLLHKTSSFEIVGGFTSGQAFIDALKITPIKIVLLDIILPDISGIEICKEIKAISPGTVVLAFSNHQERSAIMKMLANGANGYILKDAPIDEIVNCINMALNGHIAFSKAISEIISRPPLDGHQGIANLTVREKEILKLIATGLNTNGIAERLFLSKFTVENHRKNLLQKMKAKNVADLMRIATQGGLL